In Treponema primitia ZAS-2, a genomic segment contains:
- a CDS encoding ABC transporter substrate-binding protein, producing MKRYFGLLALILVIGLQGLYAGGNSQSSRNAANAANTITIGCNIDSSTLDPVLEGGTILWIIELGFETLVNIEETSDGGMELVPVLADSWEISDDGLFYTFHLKPGVKFADGSPVTIADWIWTLERARDTPESPWASYAEPIKNISSPGANTLVIELKRLYAPFLNMLAVHNFSVQSKTLYDKVGPEAYFKKPLGTGPFYFTDWDMHESYRLQKNPYYHGKAPKVDTLQFNVVQDDNTRIMQLQAGDIDVCLGIPSNRVTQLQSDPNLKVDIVDSSEQRYVNFNVTKAPLNNVKVRQALRMATNKDEIVKMVLFGFGEPTYLVYPRIIGQYFNTAIKDDGFDPVKAKALLAEAGFPNGFTTEISYSNGNTILENISTLLKAHWAQIGVTLNLVPLESAALSEQFNSLNHTITMLRWAEDTNDPAGFTDFIAIYNQSHGFHTGFRNTRLTELAGIAAGTVDTSKRAAAYKEIQQILYDEVPMFPVFQTAYFVVTRKNVSGFKLNSLGNYDLSELTKN from the coding sequence GTGAAAAGATATTTTGGTTTGTTGGCTTTGATTCTGGTTATCGGTTTACAGGGACTCTACGCAGGAGGCAATAGCCAGTCTTCCCGTAATGCCGCCAATGCGGCGAATACTATTACAATTGGATGCAATATTGATAGCAGTACCTTGGATCCGGTTCTTGAAGGGGGGACTATCCTCTGGATTATTGAATTGGGATTTGAGACTCTGGTGAATATTGAAGAAACTTCAGACGGGGGAATGGAATTGGTTCCGGTCCTGGCGGACAGTTGGGAAATAAGCGATGATGGCCTGTTTTACACCTTCCACCTGAAGCCTGGGGTAAAATTTGCGGACGGCTCCCCGGTCACCATTGCTGACTGGATATGGACCCTGGAACGCGCCCGGGATACCCCGGAAAGCCCTTGGGCTTCCTATGCCGAACCTATTAAAAACATTAGCTCCCCGGGCGCCAATACCCTGGTTATTGAATTAAAACGGCTCTATGCGCCGTTCCTGAATATGCTTGCGGTGCATAATTTTAGTGTCCAGAGTAAAACCCTGTATGACAAAGTAGGCCCTGAAGCTTACTTTAAAAAACCTTTGGGAACCGGCCCCTTCTACTTTACCGACTGGGATATGCATGAGTCCTATCGTCTCCAGAAGAACCCCTACTATCATGGTAAGGCCCCTAAGGTTGATACGCTTCAATTCAATGTCGTTCAGGATGATAATACCCGGATTATGCAGCTCCAGGCAGGGGACATTGATGTATGTCTCGGTATCCCTTCAAACCGCGTCACCCAACTTCAGTCGGATCCAAACCTGAAGGTCGATATCGTAGATTCCTCTGAACAGCGTTACGTTAATTTTAATGTTACTAAAGCGCCGCTGAATAATGTCAAGGTACGTCAGGCTTTGCGGATGGCCACCAATAAAGATGAGATCGTCAAAATGGTCTTATTTGGCTTCGGCGAACCCACCTATTTGGTATATCCCCGTATTATTGGACAGTACTTCAATACTGCCATAAAGGATGATGGGTTTGATCCCGTCAAAGCAAAAGCTTTGCTGGCGGAAGCGGGGTTTCCCAACGGTTTTACTACCGAAATCAGTTATTCTAATGGCAATACGATTCTGGAAAACATCTCCACCCTGTTAAAAGCCCATTGGGCTCAAATAGGGGTTACCCTGAATCTGGTTCCCCTGGAAAGCGCCGCCTTGTCTGAGCAGTTTAATAGTCTGAATCACACGATAACCATGCTGCGATGGGCCGAAGACACCAACGATCCCGCAGGGTTTACGGATTTTATCGCAATTTATAATCAAAGCCATGGTTTCCATACGGGTTTCAGAAATACCCGGCTCACGGAATTGGCAGGTATTGCCGCCGGTACAGTAGATACCTCAAAACGGGCTGCTGCATACAAAGAAATACAGCAGATCCTATACGACGAGGTTCCGATGTTCCCGGTTTTTCAGACAGCCTATTTTGTGGTTACCCGTAAAAATGTTTCCGGATTTAAATTGAATTCCTTAGGCAATTACGATTTGTCGGAACTCACCAAAAATTAA
- a CDS encoding ABC transporter permease, protein MNRLNYILKRLLQMIPVLFVITVVVFLLIHFIPGDPARLLLGERAPISSVEAMREKLGLNQPLIVQYGIFMHNLAHFDLGVSIKYHTPVMELLGRRLSLTVALTLLSCLFAALVSLPLGYIAAVNKDKLPDQIIRGGALIALSVPTFWIALLLLIVFALRIRIFPIGGWGSTPLEHLRGLILPAFTLSLSTSALIMRNARNNIVDTARSDFVDFARSKGLKNNTVRMRHIIRNGLVSSVTLLSMQVAAMIGGSAITETVFNLPGIGKLMVESIFGRDYPVVQGTLLVTSFLIMSVNLLTDILYSALDPRVTLD, encoded by the coding sequence TTGAACAGGCTTAACTATATCCTGAAACGGCTGCTGCAAATGATCCCCGTATTGTTTGTTATCACGGTCGTTGTTTTTCTGTTAATTCATTTTATCCCCGGGGATCCCGCACGGCTGCTCCTGGGTGAACGGGCGCCTATTTCTAGCGTGGAAGCCATGCGTGAAAAACTGGGACTCAATCAGCCTCTGATAGTGCAGTACGGTATTTTTATGCACAACCTGGCCCATTTCGATCTGGGGGTTTCCATTAAATACCATACCCCGGTGATGGAACTTCTGGGCCGGCGTCTCTCCCTGACCGTTGCTCTTACCCTGCTGTCCTGCCTTTTCGCAGCCCTGGTCTCCCTGCCCCTGGGGTATATCGCGGCGGTCAACAAGGATAAGCTGCCTGACCAGATCATCCGGGGTGGCGCCCTGATCGCCCTGTCGGTGCCCACCTTTTGGATAGCCCTGCTGCTCCTCATTGTGTTTGCCCTACGGATCAGGATTTTTCCCATCGGGGGCTGGGGCAGCACCCCTCTGGAACACCTGCGGGGGCTCATACTCCCGGCGTTTACCCTATCCCTGTCAACTTCTGCCCTCATCATGCGCAATGCCCGCAATAATATTGTGGATACCGCCCGCAGCGATTTTGTCGATTTTGCCCGCAGCAAGGGGCTTAAAAATAATACTGTGCGTATGCGTCATATCATACGCAACGGGCTTGTTTCCAGCGTTACTCTCCTTTCTATGCAGGTGGCTGCCATGATCGGTGGCAGCGCCATTACGGAAACGGTTTTCAACCTGCCGGGGATAGGCAAGCTGATGGTGGAGTCCATCTTTGGCAGGGATTATCCGGTGGTCCAGGGCACCCTGCTGGTCACTTCGTTTCTTATTATGTCGGTGAATCTTCTCACGGATATTCTGTATTCCGCGCTTGACCCGCGGGTTACCCTGGATTAG
- a CDS encoding ABC transporter permease codes for MGITLADIREAGLRRKKPLSPALRNTNIVIGGVIVLVMVFIALFPGLVASHDPLAYSADLMLRPPSAEHIFGTDHLGRDIFSRVIWGARIDLMMGVVAVITPFILGTLIGLLAGYYGGFMDSLMMRACDIFMAFPFTLIVIVVVTVTGPSITNLFIAMWLVSWMHYARLVRGEVLVAKNAEYIQAARVLGYTNIRLLLRHLLPNVISGCVVYAASDIVMCMLAGASMSFLGLGIQPPTPEWGAIIEGGRAYISNAWWIAAFPGLFLAVTGTGFSLIGDGLSDLLRTRGRA; via the coding sequence ATGGGAATTACCCTTGCGGATATACGGGAAGCAGGATTGCGGCGGAAGAAGCCCCTGAGCCCGGCGCTGCGCAACACTAATATTGTCATCGGTGGGGTCATCGTGCTTGTCATGGTGTTCATCGCCTTGTTTCCCGGCCTCGTGGCCTCCCATGACCCCCTGGCGTACAGCGCGGATCTGATGCTGCGCCCCCCGTCGGCGGAGCATATCTTCGGCACGGATCACCTAGGCAGGGATATTTTTTCCCGGGTTATTTGGGGTGCCCGGATAGACCTTATGATGGGGGTGGTGGCGGTGATCACCCCCTTCATCCTGGGGACCCTAATCGGCCTTCTGGCGGGCTATTACGGCGGCTTCATGGACAGCCTCATGATGCGGGCCTGCGATATTTTTATGGCTTTCCCTTTTACCCTCATCGTTATTGTGGTGGTTACCGTTACCGGCCCCAGCATTACTAACCTTTTTATCGCCATGTGGCTGGTCAGCTGGATGCACTATGCCCGGCTGGTGCGGGGTGAAGTGCTGGTGGCAAAAAACGCAGAATATATACAGGCCGCCCGGGTGCTGGGGTATACCAATATCCGTCTGTTACTGCGACACCTCCTCCCCAATGTGATTAGCGGGTGTGTGGTATACGCCGCCTCGGATATTGTGATGTGCATGCTCGCCGGGGCGTCCATGAGTTTCCTCGGTCTGGGCATACAGCCCCCAACCCCGGAGTGGGGTGCCATTATCGAAGGCGGCAGGGCGTATATTTCCAACGCCTGGTGGATAGCCGCCTTTCCGGGCCTGTTCCTGGCAGTTACCGGTACCGGTTTTAGCCTCATCGGGGACGGCCTTTCGGATCTGCTGCGGACCCGGGGGAGGGCATAA
- a CDS encoding ABC transporter ATP-binding protein, with protein sequence MEELLRVQNLCTSFFSGGAVIKAVNDVSFTVMQGETFGLVGESGCGKSAICRSISRLIRDPGKIMGGQIIYRGTDIMGLQSEAMRLLRGREISMIFQEPMTALNPVIPIKTQIYETLDPALSGNEKRDRTIELLRLVGIPHPEKRMHEYIHQFSGGMRQRVMIAIALASNPKLLLADEPTTALDVTIQNQIMELINSLREKLGMSLILVTHDLSVVSQMCDFVAVMYAGRIMELCDTVTLFTAPRHPYTYGLLNSIPSNASVRLEPIAGSPPNLADPPPGCPFAPRCKFKEDICDTTVPELLEIESRHSVRCHFSQKLEGLSGLIETEKSAEQEGPEA encoded by the coding sequence ATGGAAGAATTGCTGCGGGTACAAAATCTGTGCACCTCCTTCTTCTCTGGCGGGGCGGTAATAAAAGCGGTAAACGACGTTAGTTTTACGGTGATGCAGGGAGAAACCTTCGGCCTGGTGGGGGAAAGCGGCTGCGGCAAAAGCGCCATCTGCCGGTCAATTTCCCGGCTTATCCGGGACCCGGGAAAGATCATGGGCGGACAGATAATCTACCGGGGGACCGATATCATGGGCCTGCAAAGCGAAGCCATGCGCCTGCTCAGGGGCCGGGAGATAAGCATGATTTTCCAGGAGCCCATGACGGCCCTGAACCCGGTGATACCCATCAAGACCCAGATTTACGAAACCCTGGATCCGGCCCTTTCGGGGAATGAAAAACGGGATCGCACCATAGAATTACTGCGCCTAGTGGGCATTCCCCATCCGGAAAAACGTATGCACGAGTACATCCACCAGTTTTCAGGGGGCATGCGCCAGCGGGTGATGATCGCCATTGCCCTGGCCAGCAATCCAAAACTGCTCCTGGCCGATGAGCCGACCACTGCCCTGGATGTAACCATCCAGAACCAGATCATGGAACTGATAAACAGCCTCCGGGAAAAACTGGGGATGAGCCTAATCCTGGTGACCCATGATCTCAGCGTGGTTTCCCAGATGTGCGATTTTGTGGCGGTGATGTACGCCGGGCGCATCATGGAACTCTGCGATACCGTAACTCTTTTTACTGCCCCCCGACACCCCTACACCTACGGGCTGCTCAATTCCATACCCAGCAATGCTTCTGTGCGGCTGGAACCCATTGCCGGCTCGCCCCCTAACCTGGCGGACCCGCCCCCGGGCTGCCCCTTTGCGCCGCGCTGCAAATTTAAAGAGGATATCTGTGATACAACGGTCCCGGAACTCCTGGAAATCGAAAGCCGCCACAGTGTGCGCTGCCATTTCAGCCAAAAGCTTGAGGGTTTAAGCGGGCTCATTGAAACAGAAAAAAGCGCGGAACAGGAGGGCCCTGAAGCATGA
- a CDS encoding ABC transporter ATP-binding protein — translation MNSNTLISVRGLKKYFPLKRQILDALAGKPLESLRAVDGVDLDIQEGETLGLVGESGCGKSTLARTIIRLYKPDEGDIIFRGVNLARLGERSLRPHRKNLQMIFQDPYSSLNPRMSVHDTLAEAILFHKICAKDQMEAKIREVMDMVGLTQDAAERLPSEFSGGQRQRIGIARAVILNPQMIIADEPVSALDVSIQAQVINLLSDLQSRLNLTMLFISHDLRVVRHITGKVAVMYMGRIVELSSTKGLFEKPLHPYSDVLLRAEPGLDPRLRTREIVIKGEPPSPINLPRGCRFHPRCKFRQKECQEREPSLAEAAPGRMVACHYPLNIQGSFPYQHVY, via the coding sequence ATGAACAGCAATACTCTGATAAGCGTCCGGGGACTCAAAAAATATTTTCCCCTGAAGCGGCAGATCCTTGACGCCTTGGCAGGGAAACCCCTGGAATCACTCCGGGCGGTGGATGGGGTGGACCTGGATATACAGGAGGGCGAAACCCTGGGACTGGTGGGGGAAAGCGGCTGCGGCAAAAGCACCCTGGCTCGGACTATCATCAGGCTCTACAAACCCGACGAAGGGGATATTATTTTCAGGGGAGTAAACCTGGCGAGGCTGGGTGAACGGTCCCTGCGCCCCCACCGGAAAAATTTACAGATGATCTTTCAAGATCCCTATTCTTCCTTGAACCCCCGCATGTCAGTCCATGACACCCTGGCGGAGGCGATACTGTTTCACAAAATCTGCGCTAAGGATCAGATGGAAGCAAAAATACGGGAAGTGATGGACATGGTGGGCCTTACCCAGGATGCGGCAGAACGGCTTCCCAGTGAATTTTCCGGGGGCCAGCGGCAGCGCATAGGCATAGCCCGGGCAGTCATCCTGAACCCTCAGATGATCATCGCCGACGAACCGGTGTCCGCTCTGGATGTCTCCATCCAGGCCCAGGTGATCAACCTGCTTTCAGACCTCCAGAGCCGGCTGAACCTGACCATGCTTTTTATTTCCCACGATCTGCGGGTGGTGCGGCATATCACCGGAAAGGTAGCGGTAATGTACATGGGCAGGATCGTTGAACTTTCCTCCACCAAGGGGCTCTTTGAAAAACCCTTGCACCCCTACAGCGATGTGCTGCTCCGGGCCGAACCGGGGCTTGATCCGCGGCTGCGTACCCGGGAGATCGTTATCAAAGGCGAACCGCCGAGCCCCATTAATCTGCCCCGGGGCTGCCGTTTCCATCCTCGCTGCAAATTCCGGCAGAAAGAATGCCAGGAGCGGGAACCCTCCCTGGCGGAAGCTGCGCCGGGCCGCATGGTAGCCTGCCATTACCCCCTGAATATTCAAGGAAGTTTTCCCTATCAGCATGTTTATTGA
- a CDS encoding M42 family metallopeptidase, which produces MDIQKTLFELCRLWGPSGFEEKVSAHCAAILGEYTRDVKTDRLGNVLASIPCGKTGARKVLVDAHVDEIGMIVSGIEEGFLKFETIGGVDPRMLPGREVVILTEDPLFGVVSCLPPHVLTAEQMEKPIPVKDMFIDAGFSDEEARKRIPIGTPVVYRDEPRALENRILSGKAMDDRAGFVALVQTLELLKGRALGVDLLVAAGAQEEVGMRGAGPLAYAVSPDYAVIVDVSHAHTPDSKGQTSCKFGGGPSIGIGPNTDRRFTQYIRDTAVSRDIPHQLTVHTRNSGTNAFPVQVARAGVITAMVEIPTRYMHSPVECLMIDDIENTAKLIAAVLEGMDGEGF; this is translated from the coding sequence ATGGATATACAGAAAACACTGTTTGAACTGTGCCGCCTCTGGGGGCCCTCGGGATTTGAAGAAAAGGTGAGCGCCCATTGCGCAGCTATTCTGGGTGAATACACCCGGGATGTCAAAACGGATCGCCTGGGCAATGTGCTGGCCTCCATCCCCTGTGGAAAAACCGGGGCCAGGAAGGTGCTTGTAGATGCCCATGTGGATGAAATCGGCATGATAGTCTCAGGGATAGAAGAGGGGTTCCTGAAGTTTGAAACCATAGGCGGGGTGGACCCCCGTATGCTGCCCGGCCGGGAAGTAGTGATACTAACTGAGGATCCTCTGTTCGGGGTTGTCTCCTGCCTCCCTCCCCATGTGCTTACGGCGGAGCAAATGGAAAAACCCATCCCCGTGAAGGACATGTTTATTGATGCAGGCTTCTCGGATGAGGAGGCAAGGAAACGCATCCCTATCGGCACCCCTGTGGTATACCGCGACGAACCCCGGGCCCTGGAAAACCGCATACTCAGCGGCAAGGCCATGGATGACCGGGCCGGCTTTGTTGCCCTGGTACAGACCCTGGAACTCCTTAAGGGCAGAGCACTGGGGGTAGATCTTCTGGTTGCTGCGGGCGCCCAGGAAGAGGTGGGTATGCGGGGGGCAGGCCCCCTGGCCTACGCGGTTTCCCCGGATTACGCGGTCATCGTGGATGTGAGCCATGCTCACACCCCGGACAGTAAAGGCCAAACTTCCTGCAAATTTGGCGGCGGCCCCTCAATAGGCATTGGACCTAATACGGATCGCCGCTTTACCCAGTACATACGGGACACCGCAGTGTCACGGGATATTCCCCACCAGCTGACGGTTCATACCCGTAATTCCGGTACCAACGCCTTTCCGGTTCAGGTAGCCCGGGCAGGGGTCATCACCGCCATGGTGGAAATACCCACCCGGTATATGCATTCGCCGGTGGAATGCCTCATGATCGACGATATCGAAAACACCGCCAAGTTAATTGCCGCAGTATTGGAAGGCATGGACGGGGAAGGATTTTAA
- a CDS encoding M42 family metallopeptidase, producing MSIIALLRELCTLDGVSGMEAEVRDYIIKKAKPHAEELQVDPLGNVLVLRKGKKRPEKRVMLCAHMDEVGFIIKDISPEGLLKFSALGGIDRRVILGKRLKVGPKKLPGVLSIKAYHLVDKEEEKVSPKIDDLFIDIGAQSREEAEKLVSIGDICSFDSDFVEFGNGFVKAKAIDDRIGCAVMLRLIEEEPAVDTWFAFVTQEELGLRGSPGAAFAIHPEIALILESTTAADLPSVEGHRKSCSPGKGAVLPFMDNSAIYDHAMFDDLRRIAIEKGILWQYKTIVAGGTDAGSIQRSHEGVQVAVIAAAVRCIHSPICIAYAPDFEEILKLARAYLEYLGE from the coding sequence ATGAGTATAATTGCGTTGTTACGGGAACTGTGCACCCTGGATGGCGTTTCGGGGATGGAAGCTGAAGTTCGGGATTATATCATTAAAAAGGCCAAACCCCATGCAGAGGAACTGCAGGTTGACCCCCTGGGGAATGTGCTGGTGCTGCGCAAGGGAAAAAAGCGGCCTGAGAAGCGGGTGATGCTCTGCGCCCACATGGACGAGGTGGGCTTCATTATCAAGGATATTAGCCCCGAAGGGCTGCTTAAATTCAGCGCCCTGGGCGGGATAGACCGCCGGGTTATTTTGGGCAAGCGCCTCAAGGTGGGCCCCAAAAAACTCCCCGGGGTTCTTTCGATAAAGGCCTATCACCTGGTTGATAAAGAAGAAGAAAAAGTAAGCCCAAAAATCGACGACCTTTTCATTGATATCGGCGCCCAAAGCCGGGAGGAAGCTGAAAAGCTTGTATCCATCGGGGATATTTGTAGCTTTGACAGTGATTTTGTTGAATTTGGCAATGGCTTTGTAAAGGCCAAGGCCATAGATGACCGCATAGGCTGTGCCGTAATGCTGCGCCTCATTGAAGAGGAGCCGGCGGTGGACACCTGGTTTGCCTTTGTGACCCAGGAAGAGCTGGGCCTTAGGGGCAGCCCTGGGGCGGCCTTTGCCATTCATCCTGAAATTGCCCTTATCCTGGAGAGCACCACCGCCGCTGACCTGCCCAGTGTCGAAGGCCACCGCAAATCCTGTTCCCCTGGCAAGGGGGCGGTACTGCCCTTCATGGATAATTCCGCCATTTACGACCATGCAATGTTTGATGATCTGCGCCGTATTGCCATCGAAAAGGGCATACTATGGCAATACAAAACCATTGTCGCCGGGGGCACCGACGCAGGGAGCATACAGCGTAGCCATGAGGGGGTACAGGTTGCCGTGATAGCCGCGGCAGTTCGTTGCATACACAGCCCCATCTGCATAGCCTATGCCCCGGATTTTGAGGAAATCCTCAAACTGGCCCGTGCATATCTGGAATATTTAGGGGAATAA
- a CDS encoding FIST N-terminal domain-containing protein, with amino-acid sequence MIKMLNANTAEIDDVDAAVAEILEQLDLSGKLLKNSVGIIACYHEFIETGVVEAVCKKLPFDVVGCTTLGNAALDKCGLELLSLSVLTSDDVSFSTAISGELDPADIRPAITGVYNRALASLGGEPVLILSYAPMMSSVGAAPILEEINKLGRGIPVFGTISCDSTSDLHESHVIHNGVASKNTLALVLVKGNIRPGFHVNSISDDKIQKLTAVITESEGCLLKKVNDMPFLDYLETIGIPKERVMESPTSFPIMVNYNDGTKPAGRGIYGLSPEGYALLGGEAPLGATVALGTMDYKGVLETAETAVKKALEDGTISGLLLYPCLTRNFMLGPNSDDEMKKVIGVLGGKYPYQICYSGGEICPSSTEDGKLLNRVHNFTFVICTF; translated from the coding sequence ATGATAAAAATGCTAAATGCCAATACGGCGGAAATTGACGATGTTGACGCGGCGGTGGCGGAAATCCTTGAGCAGCTTGATTTATCGGGAAAACTGCTTAAAAATTCCGTGGGTATCATAGCCTGTTACCATGAATTTATCGAAACCGGGGTAGTCGAGGCGGTCTGCAAAAAATTGCCCTTCGACGTAGTGGGCTGTACCACCCTGGGTAATGCGGCCCTGGACAAGTGCGGCCTGGAGCTTTTGAGTCTTTCGGTCCTGACCAGTGATGATGTAAGCTTTTCCACCGCCATATCCGGGGAACTGGATCCCGCTGATATACGGCCTGCCATTACAGGGGTCTACAACCGGGCTTTGGCTTCCTTGGGCGGGGAGCCGGTGCTGATACTTTCTTACGCACCCATGATGAGTTCCGTAGGGGCCGCCCCTATTTTGGAAGAAATAAACAAACTGGGCCGGGGCATACCCGTATTCGGTACGATTTCTTGCGATTCAACCTCGGATCTCCATGAAAGCCATGTTATTCACAATGGTGTAGCCTCTAAAAACACTCTGGCCCTGGTCCTGGTGAAGGGGAATATCCGGCCCGGCTTCCATGTAAATTCCATCTCGGATGACAAGATCCAGAAATTAACCGCCGTTATTACTGAATCTGAAGGCTGCCTGTTGAAAAAGGTAAATGATATGCCCTTCCTGGATTACCTTGAAACCATAGGGATCCCCAAGGAACGGGTCATGGAGTCTCCCACTTCGTTTCCCATCATGGTAAACTACAATGATGGTACCAAGCCGGCAGGCCGGGGCATCTACGGTTTAAGCCCGGAAGGCTACGCTCTTTTGGGCGGAGAAGCGCCTCTGGGCGCCACGGTGGCTTTGGGAACCATGGACTATAAGGGGGTTCTGGAAACCGCCGAAACTGCCGTGAAAAAAGCTCTGGAGGACGGAACTATCAGCGGCCTCCTTTTGTACCCCTGCCTGACCAGGAACTTCATGCTTGGCCCCAATAGCGATGATGAAATGAAAAAGGTAATAGGGGTTTTAGGTGGGAAATACCCCTATCAAATATGTTATTCCGGCGGGGAAATTTGCCCATCTTCTACAGAGGATGGTAAGCTTTTAAACCGTGTGCATAATTTTACCTTTGTTATTTGCACTTTTTAA
- a CDS encoding response regulator — protein sequence MDSSAIKNSPESGAVESLPLTVGQTLTPEILEYIRNLTSDNTRLSRQARRLQETLDRNKRVALASTNLESLRTLEQVKQEKYMRLLLENSPDMIILLNQESRFVYCTNAFLREAKIEDFGLINGRFYRDVFDKFANSEWGAMLYQIFTTAMEERKTLTLQERVDIRASGIPRRYVIHFTPMISEGDTLAGAMLMLHDVEELALAKEAAEAASSAKSDFLANMSHEIRTPMNAIIGMTNIAKASHELEKKDYCLGKIENASTHLLGVINDILDMSKIEANKFELSYTEFDFEKMLMRVTNVVEFKVEEKAQNFFIHCDEDVPDFIISDEQRLSQVITNLLSNAIKFTPNNGNITLNVHKIGEKDGRCILQLEVSDTGIGVTEEQKSQLFQSFVQADNSISRKFGGTGLGLAISKRIVEMMDGQIWVDSEFGHGATFKFFIHAERGRESKKSLAKKNALKIETLRALVVDDSEDLREYFLAMARKIGFICDAAESGQEAAKFLEEGRRYDIFFVDWRMPGISGIDLTKTIRETVGDKAIVIMISAVEWARIEEEAKSSGVNGFIPKPLFPSLVVDCLNQYLGAPETEIAEGQGEDDKYLQLNGKRVLVAEDIEINREIVMAVLEPYGLRINCAENGIEVVKEFKAHPNDYDIIFMDVHMPEMDGYEATRKIRALDESRAKEIPIIAMTANVFAEDIERCKSAGMNDHLGKPLDMEQVLEVLMEYTGPEYCEELSAETE from the coding sequence ATGGATAGCTCTGCAATTAAAAACAGTCCAGAATCCGGCGCGGTAGAATCTCTGCCCCTTACTGTGGGGCAAACCCTGACTCCGGAAATACTTGAGTACATACGGAACCTTACCAGTGACAATACCCGGCTTTCCCGGCAGGCCCGCAGGCTCCAGGAAACCCTGGATCGCAATAAACGTGTTGCCCTGGCATCCACTAACTTAGAATCCCTGCGGACCCTGGAACAGGTGAAGCAGGAAAAGTATATGCGTCTGCTTCTGGAAAACAGCCCGGACATGATCATCCTCCTGAACCAGGAAAGCCGCTTTGTGTACTGTACCAATGCCTTTTTACGGGAAGCGAAGATAGAAGATTTTGGGCTTATCAACGGTCGGTTCTACCGGGATGTGTTCGACAAATTCGCCAACTCCGAATGGGGGGCCATGCTCTACCAGATATTCACCACCGCCATGGAGGAACGGAAAACCCTGACCCTTCAGGAACGGGTGGACATCAGGGCAAGTGGCATACCCCGGCGTTATGTCATCCACTTTACCCCCATGATTTCCGAAGGGGATACCTTGGCGGGGGCCATGCTGATGCTCCACGATGTGGAGGAGCTTGCCCTGGCCAAGGAAGCGGCTGAAGCGGCCAGTTCCGCCAAGTCGGATTTCCTGGCCAATATGTCCCACGAGATTCGCACCCCCATGAACGCCATCATCGGCATGACCAATATTGCCAAGGCCTCCCATGAACTGGAAAAAAAGGATTACTGCTTGGGCAAGATCGAAAACGCCTCCACCCACCTCCTGGGGGTCATCAACGATATTCTCGATATGTCCAAGATCGAGGCTAATAAATTTGAGCTTTCCTACACTGAATTTGACTTTGAAAAGATGCTCATGCGGGTTACCAATGTGGTGGAATTTAAGGTGGAGGAAAAAGCCCAGAATTTCTTTATCCATTGCGACGAGGATGTGCCGGACTTTATCATCTCCGACGAACAGCGACTTTCCCAGGTCATCACCAACCTTCTTTCCAACGCCATTAAATTCACCCCCAATAATGGGAATATCACCCTGAATGTCCATAAGATTGGCGAAAAGGATGGACGCTGTATCCTTCAGCTTGAAGTTAGCGATACGGGGATAGGGGTCACGGAGGAGCAGAAATCCCAGCTTTTCCAGTCCTTTGTCCAGGCGGACAACAGTATTTCCCGGAAATTCGGCGGCACTGGCCTGGGCCTGGCTATCTCAAAACGGATAGTGGAAATGATGGACGGCCAGATCTGGGTGGACTCGGAATTTGGCCATGGGGCCACCTTCAAATTTTTCATCCATGCAGAGCGGGGCAGGGAGTCAAAAAAATCTTTGGCAAAAAAGAATGCCCTTAAAATAGAAACCCTGCGTGCCCTGGTGGTGGATGATTCTGAGGATCTGCGAGAATATTTCCTTGCCATGGCCCGGAAAATCGGCTTCATCTGCGATGCTGCGGAAAGCGGGCAGGAGGCAGCTAAATTCCTTGAGGAAGGTCGGCGTTACGATATCTTTTTTGTGGACTGGCGTATGCCCGGAATCAGCGGGATCGATCTAACCAAAACCATACGGGAAACCGTGGGAGACAAGGCGATAGTGATCATGATCTCTGCGGTGGAATGGGCCCGGATTGAAGAGGAAGCCAAGTCCTCGGGGGTAAACGGTTTTATTCCCAAACCCCTGTTCCCTTCCCTGGTGGTGGATTGCCTTAACCAGTACCTGGGGGCGCCGGAAACTGAAATTGCCGAAGGCCAGGGAGAGGACGACAAGTATCTGCAACTCAATGGTAAACGCGTTCTGGTGGCTGAGGATATTGAGATCAACCGGGAGATTGTGATGGCCGTTTTGGAACCCTACGGTCTCAGGATAAACTGCGCGGAAAACGGCATTGAGGTGGTGAAGGAATTTAAGGCCCATCCCAATGACTACGATATCATCTTTATGGATGTTCATATGCCCGAGATGGATGGTTATGAAGCAACCCGTAAAATACGCGCTCTGGACGAGAGCCGAGCTAAAGAAATACCCATTATCGCCATGACCGCCAATGTTTTTGCAGAGGATATTGAGCGATGCAAATCCGCAGGCATGAACGATCACCTGGGAAAGCCCCTGGACATGGAGCAGGTTCTGGAAGTTTTAATGGAATATACCGGCCCGGAATACTGCGAAGAATTAAGCGCCGAAACTGAATGA